One stretch of Streptomyces sp. NBC_00443 DNA includes these proteins:
- a CDS encoding HAMP domain-containing protein, which produces MTSKMIEAVDGPPGEQELRQLLAGLTAVRDGDFGTRLPDGEGLLGDIATVFNGMVDQLSVFTSEVTRVAREVGTEGTLGGQAEVPGVSGTWADLTDSVNAMAGNLTTQVRDIAQVATAVAKGDLSQKVDVPARGEILELKETVNTMVDQLSAFADEVTRVAREVGSEGRLGGQARVPGVGGVWRDLTDSVNFMAGNLTSQVRNIAQVTTAVAQGDLSQKITVDARGEILQLKNTINTMVDQLSAFGDEVTRVAREVGTEGRLGGQADVKGVKGTWRDLTDSVNFMAGNLTAQVRNVAQVATAVAQGDLSQKITVDARGEILELKTTINTMVDQLSAFADEVTRVAREVGTEGNLGGQATVRGVSGTWKDLTDNVNVMASNLTGQVRSIAKVATAVARGDLSQKITVEAKGEVAALADVINTMVDTLSAFADEVTRVAREVGTEGRLGGQAHVPNVAGTWKDLTDNVNSMANNLTGQVRNIALVTTAVANGDLSKKIDVDARGEILELKTTINTMVDQLSSFAAEVTRVAREVGSEGRLGGQAEVEGVEGTWKRLTENVNELAGNLTRQVRAIAEVASAVAEGDLTRSITVEASGEVAELKDNINSMVGSLRETTRANQEQDWLKTNLARISALMQGHRDLPVVAELVMDELAPLVSAQYGAFYLAEDTERGSGLRLVGSYGYPDETGRPERIRVGRSLVGQAARNHRPISVEELPPGYVTVSSSLGQAVPSALVVLPIVVDEQVLGVIELASIARFTQIHQDFLAQLMPTVGVSLNTIVANARTDELLDESQRLTAELQARSEELQVQQDELQRSNEELEEKASLLASQNRDIEAKNLQIEQARQELETRAQELALASKYKSEFLANMSHELRTPLNSLLILAQLLAQNPSRNLTPKQVEYAGIIHSAGSDLLQLINDILDLSKVEAGKMDVAPERIPLRQLLEYVEATFRPMTTQKSLAFTVATAPGTPADLLTDGSRLRQILRNLLSNAVKFTEQGGVELRIEPPADREVPVGVLRGAPVVAFRVKDTGIGIPQQQLETIFGAFQQADGTTSRKYGGTGLGLSITREIAYMLGGAVTVDSTPGQGSTFTLYLPVTRADFEDLLDSGNLGADQPHATAAEPLPASPSEATAVKAPEQRRRRLLVVEGRPRGLLTLVAERAVADIATDPHSPLGAIDVITAVGAQEAASTLAAEPCHCVVLELDMPDDEGARLLQAMEGDSALASVPVLVHTGHHVDLAQEQMLRSRADGRPLDFLSSLDDLRERITLHLSAEEPGDVLSLVRVEEPQRPIAHVVDQAFVGSTVLVVDDDARNLFALSGALELHGFRVLHADNGRRGIETLLAHTDVSLVLMDVMMPEMDGYAATAEIRAMPQYANLPIITVTAKAMPGDQEKSLASGANDYVTKPVDTNELIGRVQHWLSV; this is translated from the coding sequence ATGACCAGCAAGATGATCGAGGCAGTCGACGGACCCCCGGGCGAGCAGGAGCTACGGCAACTGCTGGCCGGACTGACCGCCGTACGGGACGGCGACTTCGGCACCCGGCTGCCGGACGGCGAGGGTCTCCTCGGCGACATCGCCACGGTCTTCAACGGCATGGTGGACCAGCTGTCCGTCTTCACCTCGGAAGTCACGCGAGTGGCCCGGGAGGTGGGTACCGAAGGCACGCTGGGCGGCCAGGCCGAGGTGCCGGGCGTCTCGGGGACCTGGGCCGATCTGACCGACTCGGTCAATGCCATGGCGGGGAACCTGACCACGCAGGTGCGTGACATCGCGCAGGTGGCGACAGCGGTGGCCAAGGGCGACCTGTCGCAGAAGGTCGACGTGCCCGCACGCGGCGAGATCCTGGAGCTGAAGGAGACCGTCAACACTATGGTCGACCAGCTCTCCGCCTTCGCCGACGAAGTCACCCGTGTCGCCCGCGAGGTGGGCAGCGAGGGGCGCCTCGGCGGACAGGCCCGGGTGCCGGGTGTCGGTGGTGTGTGGCGCGACCTGACCGATTCGGTCAACTTCATGGCGGGAAACCTCACTTCCCAGGTCCGCAACATCGCCCAGGTGACGACCGCGGTCGCGCAGGGCGACCTGTCGCAGAAGATCACCGTGGACGCCCGCGGCGAGATCCTCCAGCTGAAGAACACCATCAACACGATGGTCGACCAGCTCTCCGCCTTCGGCGACGAAGTCACCCGCGTCGCCCGTGAAGTCGGCACCGAGGGACGCCTCGGCGGACAGGCGGACGTCAAGGGCGTGAAGGGCACCTGGCGCGATCTCACGGACTCCGTGAACTTCATGGCGGGCAACCTCACCGCGCAGGTCCGCAACGTCGCCCAGGTGGCCACCGCCGTCGCACAGGGCGATCTCTCCCAGAAGATCACCGTGGACGCCCGCGGCGAGATCCTGGAACTCAAGACCACCATCAACACGATGGTCGACCAGCTGTCCGCCTTCGCCGACGAAGTCACCCGCGTCGCCCGCGAAGTCGGCACCGAGGGCAATCTGGGCGGCCAGGCGACCGTCCGAGGCGTGTCGGGGACGTGGAAGGACCTCACCGACAACGTCAACGTGATGGCGTCCAACCTGACCGGCCAGGTCCGCTCGATCGCCAAGGTCGCCACGGCCGTCGCGCGCGGCGACCTCTCGCAGAAGATCACGGTCGAGGCCAAGGGCGAGGTCGCTGCCCTGGCGGATGTCATCAACACGATGGTCGACACGCTCTCCGCGTTCGCCGACGAAGTCACACGTGTCGCCCGTGAAGTCGGCACCGAGGGACGCCTCGGGGGGCAGGCGCACGTGCCCAACGTGGCAGGCACGTGGAAGGACCTCACCGACAACGTCAACTCCATGGCCAACAACCTGACCGGGCAGGTCCGCAACATCGCCCTGGTCACGACCGCGGTGGCCAACGGTGACCTGTCGAAGAAGATCGACGTGGACGCCCGCGGCGAGATCCTGGAACTCAAGACCACCATCAACACGATGGTCGACCAGCTGTCGTCGTTCGCCGCCGAGGTCACCCGCGTCGCCCGCGAGGTCGGCAGCGAGGGACGGCTCGGCGGGCAGGCCGAGGTGGAGGGAGTCGAGGGGACCTGGAAGCGGCTGACGGAGAACGTCAACGAACTGGCCGGGAACCTCACCCGCCAGGTCCGTGCGATCGCCGAGGTCGCGAGCGCCGTCGCCGAGGGGGACCTGACCCGCTCCATCACCGTGGAGGCATCCGGCGAGGTCGCCGAGCTCAAGGACAACATCAACTCCATGGTGGGGTCCCTGCGTGAGACCACGCGGGCCAACCAGGAGCAGGACTGGCTGAAGACCAACCTCGCGCGGATCTCCGCACTGATGCAGGGCCACCGCGACCTGCCCGTCGTCGCCGAGCTCGTCATGGACGAACTCGCGCCACTGGTCTCGGCGCAGTACGGCGCCTTCTACCTCGCCGAGGACACCGAGCGTGGCTCCGGCCTGCGGCTCGTGGGCTCGTACGGCTATCCCGACGAGACCGGCCGGCCCGAGCGCATCCGCGTCGGGCGCTCCCTGGTCGGGCAGGCGGCACGGAACCACCGTCCGATCAGCGTGGAGGAACTTCCGCCGGGCTATGTGACGGTCTCCTCCAGCCTCGGGCAGGCCGTGCCCAGCGCCCTGGTGGTCCTGCCCATCGTCGTCGACGAGCAGGTCCTCGGTGTCATCGAGCTGGCGTCCATCGCTCGCTTCACCCAGATCCACCAGGACTTCCTCGCCCAGCTGATGCCGACCGTCGGCGTCAGCCTCAACACCATCGTGGCCAACGCCCGCACGGACGAGCTGCTGGACGAGTCCCAGCGACTGACTGCCGAACTCCAGGCGCGCTCCGAAGAGTTGCAGGTCCAGCAGGACGAACTCCAGCGCTCCAACGAGGAACTCGAGGAGAAGGCCTCCCTGCTGGCCTCGCAGAACCGCGACATCGAGGCGAAGAACCTGCAGATCGAACAGGCACGGCAGGAACTGGAGACCCGTGCGCAGGAGCTGGCGCTGGCGTCGAAGTACAAGTCGGAGTTCCTGGCGAACATGAGCCACGAGCTTCGTACGCCGCTCAACAGCCTGCTGATCCTGGCTCAGTTGCTCGCACAGAACCCCTCGCGCAACCTCACCCCGAAGCAGGTCGAGTACGCGGGGATCATCCACTCGGCGGGCTCGGACCTGCTGCAGCTGATCAACGACATCCTCGACCTGTCGAAGGTCGAGGCCGGCAAGATGGACGTCGCCCCCGAGCGCATTCCGCTGCGCCAGCTCCTGGAGTACGTCGAGGCGACGTTCCGGCCGATGACGACGCAGAAGAGCCTGGCCTTCACGGTGGCCACCGCACCGGGCACCCCTGCCGATCTGCTCACCGACGGCTCCCGGTTGCGTCAGATCCTGCGCAACCTGCTGTCGAACGCGGTGAAGTTCACCGAACAGGGCGGCGTCGAGCTGCGCATCGAACCCCCCGCGGACCGGGAGGTGCCCGTGGGCGTGCTGCGCGGTGCCCCCGTGGTGGCCTTCCGCGTGAAGGACACCGGCATCGGCATCCCTCAGCAGCAGCTGGAGACGATCTTCGGGGCGTTCCAGCAGGCGGACGGCACGACCAGCCGCAAGTACGGCGGCACCGGCCTCGGCCTGTCCATCACCCGGGAGATCGCCTACATGCTCGGCGGCGCCGTCACGGTGGACAGCACGCCCGGCCAGGGCAGCACCTTCACGCTCTACCTTCCGGTGACCCGCGCCGACTTCGAGGATCTGCTCGACAGCGGCAACCTCGGGGCGGACCAGCCGCATGCCACCGCCGCCGAGCCGTTGCCGGCCTCCCCGTCGGAGGCCACTGCCGTCAAGGCTCCCGAGCAGCGCAGGCGCCGCCTGCTCGTCGTCGAGGGTCGTCCACGCGGCTTGCTCACCCTGGTCGCCGAGCGTGCGGTGGCGGACATCGCCACCGACCCCCACAGCCCGCTCGGGGCGATCGACGTGATCACGGCCGTCGGGGCGCAGGAGGCGGCGAGCACCCTGGCCGCCGAACCCTGCCACTGCGTCGTGCTGGAGCTCGACATGCCGGACGACGAGGGCGCGCGTCTGCTGCAGGCCATGGAGGGCGACTCGGCGCTGGCCAGCGTGCCGGTGCTCGTGCACACCGGTCATCACGTGGACCTGGCGCAGGAGCAGATGCTGCGCTCCCGCGCGGACGGCCGCCCGCTGGACTTCCTCTCCAGTCTGGACGATCTGCGCGAACGCATCACCCTGCACCTGTCCGCGGAGGAGCCGGGAGACGTGCTGTCGCTGGTACGCGTCGAGGAACCCCAGCGGCCGATCGCGCATGTCGTCGACCAGGCCTTCGTCGGCAGTACGGTGCTGGTGGTCGACGACGACGCGCGCAACCTCTTCGCGCTCAGCGGGGCGCTGGAGCTCCACGGCTTCCGTGTCCTGCACGCCGACAACGGCCGCAGGGGCATCGAGACGCTGCTGGCTCATACGGACGTCTCGCTGGTCCTGATGGACGTGATGATGCCGGAGATGGACGGTTACGCCGCCACCGCGGAGATCCGCGCGATGCCCCAGTACGCGAACCTGCCCATCATCACGGTCACCGCGAAAGCCATGCCCGGGGACCAGGAGAAGAGTCTCGCGTCCGGCGCGAACGACTACGTCACCAAGCCTGTCGACACCAACGAGCTCATCGGCCGCGTCCAGCACTGGCTGTCCGTCTGA
- a CDS encoding DUF3662 domain-containing protein: protein MSTLTGWERTLERAGEALWAQVFRREPVELVDALRRECDSNAVVCSRSRVVVPNAYDVELAEHVHDELARNAGQVGQVLTDRLAQHGEHHGYEWAGPLAVHVTKSCGVPNGRYRVTSTVMPNVRAEGFQAPSH from the coding sequence ATGAGCACGCTCACCGGATGGGAACGGACTCTCGAGCGCGCCGGAGAGGCGCTTTGGGCACAGGTCTTCCGCAGGGAACCGGTCGAGTTGGTGGATGCGTTGCGGCGTGAATGTGACAGCAACGCCGTGGTGTGCAGTCGGAGCCGGGTCGTGGTCCCGAACGCGTACGACGTGGAACTGGCCGAACACGTCCACGACGAACTCGCCCGCAACGCAGGCCAGGTGGGGCAGGTCCTCACCGACAGGCTGGCACAGCACGGCGAGCACCACGGGTATGAATGGGCCGGGCCGCTGGCTGTGCACGTCACCAAGTCCTGCGGCGTCCCCAACGGGCGTTACCGCGTGACGAGCACGGTGATGCCCAATGTCCGCGCCGAGGGTTTCCAGGCACCGAGCCACTGA
- a CDS encoding PadR family transcriptional regulator, whose protein sequence is MALEHAILVSLLEKPGTGYELARRFDRSIGYFWTATHQQIYRVLKRMESDGLLAVRGLPQQSRPDKKEYSVVGPGRAALSRWLHESIEPESIRHELAVKIRGAAFDDPTVLIREVERHRQVHSDRLAHYLAGELRDFTGPAAPAALDAGQELQHVVLRGGIAYERMTVAWLDDVLATLHRLGTSDPHP, encoded by the coding sequence ATGGCGCTCGAGCACGCGATCCTCGTCTCCCTGCTGGAGAAGCCGGGCACCGGCTATGAGCTGGCCCGGCGCTTCGACCGGTCCATCGGATACTTCTGGACCGCCACGCACCAGCAGATCTACCGCGTCCTCAAGCGCATGGAGAGCGATGGCCTGCTCGCCGTCCGCGGGTTGCCGCAGCAGAGCCGGCCGGACAAGAAGGAGTACTCCGTCGTAGGGCCCGGCCGTGCCGCCCTCTCGCGGTGGCTGCACGAATCGATCGAACCCGAGAGCATCCGGCACGAGCTGGCCGTGAAGATCCGCGGTGCGGCCTTCGACGACCCGACCGTGCTGATCCGGGAAGTCGAACGGCACCGGCAGGTGCACAGCGACCGGCTGGCGCACTATCTCGCCGGGGAACTGCGCGACTTCACCGGCCCGGCGGCCCCCGCTGCGCTCGACGCCGGTCAGGAGCTGCAGCATGTCGTGCTGCGCGGCGGCATCGCGTACGAGCGAATGACCGTCGCCTGGCTCGACGACGTACTCGCCACCCTCCATCGGCTCGGCACGTCAGACCCGCATCCCTGA
- a CDS encoding acyl-CoA dehydrogenase family protein, with protein MADPLLFNPRTYDPAQFDPETRRLLRATVDWFEDRGKRRLIEDYRSRAWLADFLAFAGKEGLFATFLTPASAAGHKDQRWDTARIAALNEIFGFYGLDYWYAWQVTILGLGPVWQSDNAAARARAAELLTQGEVFAFGLSEKTHGADIYSTDMLLTPDGNGGFTAEGSKYYIGNGNAAGLVSVFGRRTDIEGPDGYVFFAADSRHPAYQLVKNVVDSSKYVSEFRLASYPVGPDDVLHTGRAAFDAALNTVNVGKFNLCTASIGICEHAMYEAVTHAHTRILYGRPVTAFPHVRRELADAYVRLVGMKAFSDRAVDYFRSASPDDRRYLLFNPMTKMKVTTEGEKVIDLMWDVIAAKGFEKDTYFAQAAVEIRGLPKLEGTVHVNLALILKFMRNHLLNPAEFAPVPTRLDAADDTFLFEQGPARGLGSVRFHDWRPAYDAYAGVPNVARFREQADALCEFVTTAAPDEEQSRDLDLLLSVGQLFALVVHGQLILEQARLTDLDEDVLDELFSVLVRDFSAFAVELHGKDSATADQQRWALGAVRRPVIDEARSSRIWERVEALAGAYEMAL; from the coding sequence ATGGCCGACCCCCTCCTCTTCAACCCACGCACGTACGACCCGGCACAGTTCGACCCCGAGACCCGCAGGTTGCTGCGCGCGACCGTCGACTGGTTCGAGGACCGGGGCAAGCGCAGGCTCATCGAGGACTACCGTTCCCGCGCCTGGCTGGCCGACTTCCTCGCGTTCGCCGGCAAGGAAGGGCTGTTCGCCACCTTCCTCACCCCGGCATCCGCCGCAGGGCACAAGGACCAGCGCTGGGACACGGCCCGGATCGCCGCCCTCAACGAGATCTTCGGGTTCTACGGTCTCGACTACTGGTACGCCTGGCAGGTGACCATCCTCGGCCTCGGGCCGGTCTGGCAGAGCGACAACGCGGCGGCTCGCGCCCGTGCCGCAGAACTCCTCACCCAGGGCGAGGTGTTCGCCTTCGGCCTTTCCGAGAAGACCCATGGTGCCGACATCTACTCCACCGACATGCTGCTGACACCGGACGGCAACGGCGGCTTCACGGCGGAGGGTTCCAAGTACTACATCGGCAACGGCAACGCCGCCGGTCTCGTCTCGGTCTTCGGCCGACGCACCGACATCGAGGGCCCGGACGGCTACGTCTTCTTCGCCGCCGACAGCCGCCACCCGGCCTATCAGCTCGTGAAGAACGTCGTCGACTCCTCGAAGTACGTCAGCGAGTTCCGCCTCGCGAGCTACCCCGTGGGCCCGGACGACGTCCTGCACACGGGCCGCGCCGCGTTCGACGCCGCCCTCAACACCGTCAACGTCGGCAAGTTCAACCTCTGCACCGCCTCGATCGGCATCTGCGAGCACGCGATGTACGAGGCGGTCACCCACGCGCACACGCGCATCCTGTATGGCCGCCCCGTCACCGCCTTCCCGCATGTGCGCCGCGAGCTGGCCGACGCGTACGTGCGCCTCGTCGGCATGAAGGCGTTCAGCGACCGCGCCGTCGACTACTTCCGCTCTGCCTCTCCGGACGACCGCCGTTATCTGCTCTTCAACCCGATGACGAAGATGAAGGTGACCACGGAGGGCGAGAAGGTGATCGACCTGATGTGGGACGTGATCGCCGCCAAGGGCTTCGAGAAGGACACCTACTTCGCCCAGGCCGCCGTCGAGATCCGGGGGCTGCCCAAGCTCGAAGGCACGGTCCACGTCAACCTCGCGCTGATCCTCAAGTTCATGCGCAACCACCTCCTGAACCCGGCCGAGTTCGCGCCCGTGCCGACTCGCCTCGACGCGGCCGACGACACCTTCCTCTTCGAGCAGGGACCGGCCCGCGGCCTTGGCTCCGTCCGCTTCCACGACTGGCGCCCCGCCTACGACGCCTACGCCGGCGTGCCGAACGTCGCTCGCTTCCGGGAGCAGGCCGACGCCCTGTGCGAGTTCGTCACCACCGCAGCCCCCGACGAGGAGCAGAGCCGCGACCTCGATCTTCTGCTCTCCGTCGGCCAGCTGTTCGCGCTCGTGGTGCACGGCCAGCTGATCCTGGAGCAGGCCCGCCTGACGGACCTTGACGAGGATGTGCTCGACGAGCTGTTCTCCGTCCTCGTCCGCGACTTCTCCGCGTTCGCCGTCGAACTGCACGGCAAGGACTCCGCCACTGCGGATCAGCAGCGTTGGGCGCTCGGTGCCGTCCGGCGTCCTGTCATCGACGAAGCGCGTTCGTCCCGTATCTGGGAGCGTGTCGAGGCGCTGGCCGGGGCGTACGAGATGGCGCTGTAA
- a CDS encoding type III polyketide synthase: MAAYLSPPAVIHGEHAVKTSQIVAEVSDRHPDAAWAPRVDAIAASTGIETRGWMLPLEAAVAPGSGSGLQAVGVEPAQEALVRDGFTQQDVDRVISALESIPAPQTVQERTEPAWEAVQSYGERAARGALQAAGLDAADVDCLITSHSTTPALPGLDMALANRLPLRNDVMLLPATQWACIAGTRSLALAADLVAADPDRVVLIVIAEALSTTYQPADDTLESLIVRLLFADTAVAAVVTGRPRSESVLRLDAAWHHTLPGTQDLHRLETRADGTHFVMDRRGPRAVQETVTGMWDWLGSRYQDDPDSWHPDVLLAHPGGTRVLEYMEQTMPDAWPSGLLDYSRDSYTSGNRGGAAVFDILRRAHDAGRQKPGHRAVLYAAAPGLTATALEGQWL, translated from the coding sequence ATGGCCGCTTACCTCTCGCCTCCTGCCGTGATACACGGCGAGCACGCCGTGAAGACCAGCCAGATCGTGGCGGAGGTGAGCGACCGGCACCCGGACGCGGCGTGGGCTCCGCGGGTCGACGCCATCGCGGCCAGTACGGGCATCGAGACTCGCGGGTGGATGCTGCCGTTGGAGGCTGCCGTCGCGCCCGGCAGCGGCAGCGGTCTGCAGGCTGTGGGTGTCGAGCCGGCCCAAGAGGCGCTCGTGCGCGACGGGTTCACGCAGCAGGACGTGGACCGCGTGATCTCCGCCCTCGAGTCCATACCCGCGCCGCAGACCGTCCAGGAGCGCACGGAGCCGGCCTGGGAAGCCGTGCAGTCCTACGGGGAGCGTGCGGCGCGCGGGGCGCTTCAGGCGGCCGGGCTGGACGCCGCGGACGTCGACTGCCTGATCACCAGTCACTCCACCACCCCCGCGCTGCCCGGACTGGACATGGCCCTGGCCAACAGGCTTCCGCTCCGCAACGACGTGATGTTGCTGCCGGCCACGCAGTGGGCCTGTATCGCGGGGACCCGCTCCCTGGCGCTCGCGGCGGATCTCGTGGCCGCAGACCCCGACCGGGTGGTCCTGATCGTCATCGCGGAGGCGCTGAGCACGACCTACCAGCCCGCGGACGACACCCTTGAGTCTCTGATCGTCCGGCTGCTGTTCGCGGACACGGCGGTCGCCGCGGTGGTCACGGGCCGCCCGAGGTCCGAGTCGGTGCTGCGGCTGGACGCCGCCTGGCATCACACCCTGCCCGGCACCCAGGACCTGCACCGCCTGGAGACACGGGCGGACGGCACCCACTTCGTGATGGACCGGCGCGGACCGCGCGCCGTGCAGGAGACGGTCACGGGCATGTGGGACTGGCTGGGCTCGCGCTACCAGGACGACCCCGACTCCTGGCATCCTGACGTGCTCCTCGCCCACCCCGGCGGGACCCGGGTGCTGGAGTACATGGAGCAGACGATGCCCGACGCGTGGCCGTCGGGGCTGCTGGACTACAGCCGGGACAGCTACACCAGTGGCAACCGCGGAGGCGCCGCCGTGTTCGACATCCTGCGGCGGGCGCATGACGCGGGGCGGCAGAAGCCCGGCCATCGCGCCGTTCTGTACGCGGCGGCACCCGGTCTCACCGCCACCGCCTTGGAAGGGCAGTGGCTGTAG
- a CDS encoding mucoidy inhibitor MuiA family protein encodes MPTDTRPIPLPVTAVTCLEDRAHIERTAELDLHAGLQRLRLGPISALAVDRTLHAELTGDHRATVLDVRIVRTWTPRAPLPAADDSALRMRMRALEEEQLTLGHARDRLRARLDLLGRLAADLLRDIAEGTGYGEADESRWTRELDRVDAERDSYAEQLRTAEGRLTALSRELTEAQQAIGLSEEQPAELVGHVELTVQAAVAEPVRLRLTHLSSCALWRPAYRAVLHGDSLTLETDAMVWQRTGEDWSDVRLTLSTARSALTTDPPQLTEDRLTLRDRSAAERRTVDVELREEETADLGPAPVLGLPGVDDGGRTRVLHSPAAVSVPADGRAHRVSLTAVTASASSEYASSPELSPLVTQVVRFDNTSGHALLAGPVDLVRGSGFTGRGTLSFTAPGAPVELAFGSHDDYRVVRQAEESRDTATLTQRTVITRTVRLHVSRFSAPGDRTEQVVTLRERIPVSEVSAVEVRLRKEACAPEPDAVDADGIARWDLRLTPGGHRTITLVYEISASGKVAGL; translated from the coding sequence ATGCCCACGGACACCCGGCCGATCCCCCTGCCCGTCACAGCGGTCACCTGCCTGGAGGACCGCGCCCATATCGAGCGGACCGCCGAACTCGACCTGCACGCAGGCCTCCAGCGACTGCGCCTCGGGCCGATCAGCGCACTCGCGGTCGACCGCACTCTCCACGCGGAACTGACGGGCGACCACCGGGCGACCGTCCTCGACGTGCGGATCGTCCGCACCTGGACACCGCGGGCGCCGCTGCCCGCCGCCGACGACTCCGCCCTGCGCATGCGGATGCGCGCCCTCGAAGAGGAACAGCTCACCCTCGGCCACGCGCGCGACCGGCTGCGCGCCCGCCTCGACCTCCTCGGCCGGCTCGCCGCCGACCTGCTGCGGGACATCGCCGAAGGAACCGGCTACGGGGAGGCGGACGAATCCCGCTGGACCCGCGAGCTGGATCGGGTCGACGCCGAGCGCGACTCGTACGCCGAGCAACTCCGCACCGCCGAGGGGCGGTTGACGGCCCTCTCCCGAGAATTGACGGAGGCCCAGCAGGCCATCGGCCTCTCCGAGGAACAGCCCGCCGAACTGGTCGGCCATGTCGAGCTGACCGTACAGGCCGCGGTCGCCGAACCGGTCCGGTTGCGTCTGACCCACCTCAGCTCGTGCGCTCTGTGGCGCCCCGCCTACCGGGCCGTACTCCACGGGGACTCGCTGACACTGGAGACCGACGCGATGGTCTGGCAGCGCACCGGCGAGGACTGGTCGGACGTACGCCTCACCTTGTCGACGGCCCGCTCGGCGCTGACCACCGACCCGCCGCAGCTGACCGAGGACCGTCTCACCCTCAGGGATCGCTCCGCCGCTGAGCGCCGCACCGTCGACGTTGAACTGCGTGAGGAGGAGACCGCGGACCTCGGGCCGGCCCCGGTGCTCGGCCTTCCTGGAGTGGACGACGGCGGCCGGACGCGTGTGCTGCACTCCCCCGCGGCCGTCTCCGTTCCCGCTGACGGCCGCGCCCACCGGGTGTCGCTCACCGCCGTCACCGCCAGCGCGAGCAGCGAGTACGCCTCGTCGCCCGAACTGTCGCCGCTGGTCACCCAAGTCGTGCGGTTCGACAACACCTCCGGCCACGCACTGCTGGCCGGGCCCGTGGACCTCGTCCGCGGCAGCGGATTCACCGGCCGCGGCACACTGAGCTTCACCGCACCGGGTGCCCCTGTCGAGCTCGCCTTCGGCAGCCACGACGACTACCGGGTGGTCCGGCAAGCCGAAGAGTCCCGCGACACTGCGACGTTGACCCAGCGAACCGTGATCACCCGTACGGTCCGGCTGCATGTGTCCCGCTTCTCGGCGCCCGGCGACCGGACCGAGCAGGTCGTCACGCTGCGGGAGCGGATCCCCGTCTCCGAGGTCTCGGCGGTGGAGGTACGCCTGCGCAAGGAAGCCTGCGCGCCGGAGCCCGATGCGGTCGACGCCGACGGCATCGCACGCTGGGACCTGCGGCTGACGCCCGGCGGGCACCGCACGATCACCCTGGTCTACGAGATCTCCGCGAGCGGCAAGGTCGCGGGGCTGTGA